From the Candidatus Poribacteria bacterium genome, the window TTGATGCCGAGTTCGCTGAAAAACTTGCCCATATCGTAAAGCGTCATCCCCATGCTATATCCAGGTTGTCTGCCATCAACAGCAATGAGGAAGAGTTTCTCGTCGTTGAATCCTAAGGCACTGCGCGGGTGGCGAGACGCGCCGTTACGATGACTCCGTGCGCTGCGACCACCTGATTGCCCGAATTTGAGGAGTTCAGGTTCAACCTTGCCATCTCGGACGAGTCGTAGGTTTCCACCGATTCCCTGCTGAACGCTTTGCCATTTTTTAGGCGTGAGGGCAATCTCCAGTGTGCCTGCTGTAGATTTGGTTATTTTGCTTGCCCAATCGCGCGCCAAGCGGGGTTCAATCGCAAGGACGACACCATCGGACGGAATAACGCTGTTGCCCCGCGGATTGACGGCGGTGACGACGAATCTACTGGTGTACCTTCCCGTAAGTGGAAGTTTGATTTGCCTGAGTGTGAACTCGTAGCATCGGCGTGTTAGCGTTCTGCGTCCAAAACGCGGCGTAAACAGCACAACAGGGCATACGGAATCACAGATTTGATTCACCGCGTCAATTGGAAGCACATCACCAGCGATCCGAAGCTTACCATTGAGTTTCACCGCATCCAAGAGGAACTCTCCGTCAGGCGTTACGCCGAAACTCGTTTCACCCCATGCCGATGGTGGTGAATACCCCCATCTGTCAAGGCGTATCGGAATAGTGACGAGTTCACCGTTCTGAATATGCAGATTGAACATCATACCGCCACGTCCGCGGTTGTCCTCGCGGATACCGAAACTTCCATTGACACCGGCGAAGGACAGTTCCTGTCTTTTCGTGAGCCGTCTCGTGGCATCGGTGACGGTTTCGCGTCCTAAAATCTGGTTGTTAGAAAGCGCAACAGCGAATTGGAGGTTTTCCGCCGTGCGATCCATCTCTGCGATATAAACCGCTGCACCGCCTATCCACCAATAACGGAGCAGCCGAAATCCGTCACGCCATCTGTCGCTTTGGAGTTCATCGCGCCTGTTGACGGTGTCCGGAAGTACCTCTCGATTTTGGCTGTTGGTAGCACCGATACGGAAAAACCGATTTTCTCGGGCACGCAACGCGCTAATCACTAAAATAAAAAGCAGAATAAGCACGCATACCGTAATTAATCTTGTGAGGTAAGGTCTGTTTTCAGTCATCATTTTTCGTGTTTTTTGATTAATATTACGAACATCAAGTCTTAGCGTTGCACCTACAAGACACTGCTTGCCTTTAAACCGATACCGGTAAGGATTGACACCACTTGGTCCCCCGTGGCTATGATTCCTTCTCGTTTAAACTTTTGATACGCGCGAACGACCACAGCAGAAGTTGGTTCAACATAAATCCCTTTGGCTGCGAGTGTTTTCAGTCCTGCTTTGATGTCTGTATCGTCAACGGTGGTAAATGCGCCGTTTGTAGAGCGAAGTGCCTCCAAAATGTTGTCGCCTCGGATAGGAAGTTCAGCAGTGATGCCTTCCGCAAGCGTTTCTCCAGTTTGTGCCATTCTCGTGATAGATGGTGTATCTTCAGTGTATGCATTGTAGACCGGACAGCAGACATCGGGCTGAACGCCAAGGAGTCTCGGTATTTTTTCAATGATGCCTTGGGTCTTTAACTCACGGAATCCGATGAAGAGTCCTAAATAGATACTTCCGAATCCGACGGGACATAAGACGTGTGTTGGGGCACGCCATCCGAGTTGTTCAACGATTTCATACGCCAATGTCTTTGTGCCTTCCAAGAAAAACGGGTGCCAATTGTGGGATGCGTAGCAGGTGGTTTCCGCTGCGAGTTTGACTGCTTCTGTGGTTGCCATGCGGTTTCCCGGCACCAATTTCAGTTCGGCACCGTAGGCAGAAATCTGTTTTAATTTGCCTTGCGAGGTGGACTCAGGGCAGTAGATGGTGCAGTGGATACCTGCCCTCGCGCTGTAGGCGGCTATTGCTGCGCCTGCATTACCAGATGAATCCTCAACAACGCTCTCAACCCCAAGTGCTTTGAGATGTGTGAGCAGGACAGATGCCCCTCTGTCCTTATAGGAACCTGTCGGACAGAGATAATCCAATTTTACGAAGTGTTCAGGTTCGTCAACATCAAGCGGCATGAGAGGTGTCATGCCTTCACCGAGTGTGACAATATCTGTCTCTGCGTCAATCGGCAGTGCCTCGCGATACCGCCAGAGCGACATCGCCGCTGGGACCTGTGCATTCGGCAAGATACGTGAATCCGCAACGAGGTT encodes:
- the thrC gene encoding threonine synthase, translating into MNYLCNECRKTYKISPLRYKCTCGSALNLVADSRILPNAQVPAAMSLWRYREALPIDAETDIVTLGEGMTPLMPLDVDEPEHFVKLDYLCPTGSYKDRGASVLLTHLKALGVESVVEDSSGNAGAAIAAYSARAGIHCTIYCPESTSQGKLKQISAYGAELKLVPGNRMATTEAVKLAAETTCYASHNWHPFFLEGTKTLAYEIVEQLGWRAPTHVLCPVGFGSIYLGLFIGFRELKTQGIIEKIPRLLGVQPDVCCPVYNAYTEDTPSITRMAQTGETLAEGITAELPIRGDNILEALRSTNGAFTTVDDTDIKAGLKTLAAKGIYVEPTSAVVVRAYQKFKREGIIATGDQVVSILTGIGLKASSVL
- a CDS encoding phosphodiester glycosidase family protein, whose product is MMTENRPYLTRLITVCVLILLFILVISALRARENRFFRIGATNSQNREVLPDTVNRRDELQSDRWRDGFRLLRYWWIGGAAVYIAEMDRTAENLQFAVALSNNQILGRETVTDATRRLTKRQELSFAGVNGSFGIREDNRGRGGMMFNLHIQNGELVTIPIRLDRWGYSPPSAWGETSFGVTPDGEFLLDAVKLNGKLRIAGDVLPIDAVNQICDSVCPVVLFTPRFGRRTLTRRCYEFTLRQIKLPLTGRYTSRFVVTAVNPRGNSVIPSDGVVLAIEPRLARDWASKITKSTAGTLEIALTPKKWQSVQQGIGGNLRLVRDGKVEPELLKFGQSGGRSARSHRNGASRHPRSALGFNDEKLFLIAVDGRQPGYSMGMTLYDMGKFFSELGIKHAINFDGGSSSTLWALGRVANSPAHGYERRIFNVAMIRARKK